One Megasphaera elsdenii DSM 20460 genomic window carries:
- a CDS encoding RNA-guided endonuclease InsQ/TnpB family protein — protein MYLTQSNVIRNLSKEDYAMLREMCQYSNNLYNVALYNIRQYYFQEKKFLKYEENYHVCKENENYGLLQAGVSQQILKVADRSFKSFFNLIKKAKSGEYRFKDIKMPHYREKGGMFNLILSTNAINVKDGFLTIPMSRGFSKRHGRKPIKIPFPARLKEKSIKEVRICPVYNGRYFKIQYCYLQEKEPQDVSPDNVLAIDIGLENLATCVTNTGTAFIMDGRKLKSINQYWNKQKAYYQGIADKQGQKKTHRLYALARKRNNRTQDYLRKVARYIINYCIEHRIGTIVCGYNGDFKRSINLGRITNQQFTQISFGNLRETLEGLCERYGMRYIEQEESYTSQASCLDLDDIPVYHPEQPYTGTFSGKRIHRGLYQFADGRMANADVNGAYNILRKSKQNFDFEGLCKGLLDSPLRIRIS, from the coding sequence GTGTATCTTACTCAATCAAATGTCATCAGAAATCTTTCCAAAGAAGACTATGCCATGCTGCGAGAGATGTGCCAATACAGCAATAACCTCTACAACGTGGCTCTCTACAACATCAGGCAATACTATTTCCAAGAGAAGAAGTTCTTGAAATACGAAGAAAATTACCATGTCTGCAAGGAAAACGAAAACTACGGTCTGTTGCAGGCTGGCGTTTCTCAGCAGATATTGAAGGTGGCTGACCGCAGTTTCAAGTCATTCTTCAATCTCATAAAAAAGGCAAAATCAGGAGAATATCGCTTCAAGGATATCAAAATGCCTCACTATCGGGAAAAGGGCGGCATGTTCAACCTGATTCTCTCCACGAACGCCATAAACGTAAAAGATGGATTCTTGACGATCCCCATGAGTCGGGGATTTTCTAAACGGCATGGCCGTAAGCCAATCAAAATCCCTTTCCCTGCGAGACTGAAAGAAAAAAGCATCAAGGAAGTCCGTATCTGCCCCGTATATAATGGCAGATACTTCAAAATCCAGTATTGCTATCTTCAGGAGAAAGAACCTCAAGACGTTTCACCGGACAATGTTCTTGCTATCGACATCGGTCTTGAAAATCTGGCAACTTGCGTGACCAACACCGGGACGGCGTTCATCATGGACGGGCGTAAACTTAAATCAATCAACCAGTATTGGAACAAGCAGAAAGCCTACTATCAGGGGATTGCCGACAAACAAGGACAGAAGAAAACGCACAGGCTCTATGCCTTAGCAAGAAAACGTAACAATCGGACACAGGACTACCTCCGCAAGGTTGCCCGCTATATCATCAACTACTGTATCGAACACCGTATCGGAACTATCGTCTGTGGTTATAACGGTGACTTTAAACGTAGTATCAACCTGGGTAGGATAACCAACCAACAGTTTACGCAAATCAGTTTCGGTAATCTGCGTGAAACACTGGAAGGACTTTGCGAGCGTTACGGTATGCGATATATCGAACAGGAAGAATCTTACACTTCTCAAGCAAGTTGCTTGGATTTAGACGATATTCCTGTCTATCATCCGGAACAGCCGTATACTGGCACGTTTAGTGGGAAGCGTATCCACCGTGGCTTGTACCAGTTCGCCGATGGCAGGATGGCCAACGCGGATGTGAATGGAGCATACAACATACTCCGTAAAAGTAAGCAGAACTTCGATTTCGAGGGACTGTGTAAGGGGCTTTTGGACAGCCCTTTGAGAATAAGGATATCCTGA
- a CDS encoding GntR family transcriptional regulator, whose translation MSRFYKRERFKSLKLPPGTAMSEQELSGILNVSRTPVREAFIRLSQKGLLEILPQRGTFVSKIHTEQLAEFRFFRVTLERAIIELACQAFPDPWRTKLEFCIFEQGKFITSKDAENFFKSDNTLHSLLYEGCGKPHIWQIVQESNLDYARARVLNVSDAAEQMNLLYEQHKGIVGAIFAGNTEMAQRIMTEHINKVMGDVEVLKKEYPEYFQ comes from the coding sequence ATCTCCCGCTTCTATAAGCGGGAGAGGTTCAAGTCTTTGAAGCTTCCGCCAGGTACGGCTATGTCGGAACAGGAACTGTCGGGCATTTTGAATGTCAGCCGGACGCCGGTACGGGAAGCCTTTATCCGTTTGTCACAAAAGGGACTGCTCGAGATTTTACCGCAGCGCGGGACCTTCGTGTCCAAGATTCACACGGAACAGCTGGCAGAGTTCCGCTTTTTCCGGGTTACCTTGGAACGGGCCATTATAGAATTGGCCTGTCAGGCTTTTCCGGATCCGTGGCGGACGAAACTAGAATTTTGCATTTTCGAGCAGGGGAAATTCATTACCTCGAAAGATGCAGAAAACTTTTTCAAGAGTGACAATACGTTGCACTCCCTGCTCTATGAAGGTTGCGGCAAGCCCCATATCTGGCAGATCGTCCAGGAATCAAACCTGGATTATGCTCGGGCCCGCGTCCTCAACGTCAGCGATGCCGCTGAGCAGATGAACCTTCTTTATGAACAGCATAAAGGCATTGTCGGAGCCATCTTTGCCGGCAATACCGAAATGGCGCAACGCATCATGACCGAACACATCAATAAGGTCATGGGCGACGTAGAAGTATTGAAAAAAGAATATCCAGAGTATTTCCAGTAA
- a CDS encoding LacI family DNA-binding transcriptional regulator, with the protein MNITIYDIAQKCNVSIATVSRVLNGSTRVSEKTRAKVLQVMKEMGYKPNPFARGLGLDSMKIVGVICTDVADIFYAHAVSLLEDGLRKHHFDVMLSNTGSDTGHNGKYISDMADKHVDAIITIGTPFSSETDVRLLCDTARQIPVITINSDYHQPNMYSVVCNEKEGMKMIVTALAAKNCHDILYIYDSLTYSGRHKLDGFRQGIRDLNLTEKPELIQQIPRTLDDTEVLIDRLVAGGISFDAIVTSEDIFAIGAQRAALRHGKTIPVIGCNNSILAQCATPTITSLDNKLTSLCNAAVHIVTELTGKEPDSVPVRTEFSADLVERESFRR; encoded by the coding sequence ATGAACATCACCATTTACGACATCGCCCAGAAGTGCAATGTATCCATTGCCACCGTCTCTCGCGTCCTCAACGGCAGCACACGGGTCAGCGAAAAGACACGGGCAAAAGTCCTTCAAGTTATGAAGGAAATGGGTTACAAGCCCAATCCCTTCGCCCGGGGCTTAGGCCTCGATTCCATGAAAATCGTCGGCGTCATTTGCACCGATGTGGCCGATATTTTCTATGCCCATGCCGTATCCTTGCTGGAAGACGGCCTGCGGAAACACCATTTCGATGTCATGCTTTCCAATACAGGCAGCGATACGGGCCATAACGGGAAATACATCTCTGACATGGCCGATAAACACGTCGATGCCATCATCACTATTGGCACGCCTTTTTCATCTGAAACCGACGTCCGTCTCCTCTGCGACACGGCCCGGCAGATTCCCGTCATCACCATCAACAGCGACTACCATCAGCCCAACATGTACAGCGTCGTCTGTAACGAAAAAGAAGGCATGAAAATGATCGTTACTGCCTTGGCTGCCAAAAACTGCCACGACATCCTCTATATCTACGACTCCCTCACCTACAGCGGCCGCCATAAGCTCGACGGTTTCCGGCAGGGAATCCGGGATTTGAACTTAACGGAAAAGCCGGAACTCATCCAGCAAATACCACGTACCCTGGATGACACAGAAGTGCTCATCGACCGCTTGGTCGCAGGCGGCATCTCATTCGATGCCATCGTCACCTCAGAAGATATCTTCGCCATCGGTGCCCAACGGGCCGCTTTGCGCCACGGCAAAACCATCCCGGTCATCGGCTGCAATAACTCCATCCTGGCCCAATGCGCCACGCCGACCATTACCAGCCTGGACAACAAACTGACCAGTCTGTGCAATGCCGCCGTCCATATCGTCACCGAACTGACCGGAAAAGAACCGGATTCCGTCCCAGTCCGCACCGAATTTAGTGCCGACCTCGTAGAACGGGAAAGTTTCAGGAGGTGA
- the uxaC gene encoding glucuronate isomerase — protein sequence MKQFMDKDFLLDTATAKHLFHDYAEHMPIIDYHCHISPQEIAEDHHFRSITEVWLGGDHYKWRLIRSNGTPEEKVTGTESTDLEKFVEYAKALPRAIGNPLYHWSHLELQRYFGITEPLSEKNAEDIFNRCNAKLQEKDMGVQGLIKQSNVKVICTTDDPADDLKWHQKLKDENTCSAKVYPAMRPDKLMNVDKAGYADYMARLGQAAGVEIKTFADIRKAMDKRIAFFEEMGCRATDHALEYVFCREADEQTVDAIIAKALKGESISKEETEAYKTAVLTYLAGEYYKRGWVMQLHFATLRDLNSEMYRKLGPDTGFDSIAEGNCCKGLIAFLDHLNELHILPKTVLYSGTPNDNAMIGTIIGAFQGPEARGKIQQGAAWWFNDTKQGMIDQMTSIANLSVFGNILGMLTDSRSFLSYARHEYYRRILCNWIGNLVENGEYPNDEEALRQLVEDICYNNVANYFQFQM from the coding sequence ATGAAACAATTCATGGACAAAGACTTCTTATTGGATACGGCGACAGCCAAGCATTTATTCCACGACTATGCAGAACATATGCCGATTATTGACTACCATTGCCATATTTCCCCGCAGGAAATCGCAGAAGATCACCACTTCCGCAGCATTACTGAAGTATGGCTCGGCGGTGACCATTATAAATGGCGCCTCATCCGTTCCAATGGGACACCGGAAGAAAAAGTTACCGGTACAGAATCGACAGACCTGGAAAAATTCGTCGAATATGCGAAAGCTCTTCCAAGAGCTATTGGCAATCCGCTCTATCATTGGAGTCATTTGGAATTGCAGCGCTATTTCGGCATTACCGAACCGTTGAGCGAAAAGAATGCTGAAGATATCTTCAATCGCTGCAACGCCAAGCTGCAGGAAAAAGATATGGGCGTCCAGGGCTTGATTAAACAGTCCAACGTCAAAGTCATCTGCACGACAGACGACCCGGCAGACGACCTGAAATGGCACCAGAAATTGAAGGATGAAAATACGTGCAGTGCCAAAGTCTATCCGGCTATGCGCCCGGACAAGCTGATGAACGTCGATAAAGCTGGGTATGCCGATTATATGGCCCGCCTCGGTCAGGCTGCGGGTGTTGAAATCAAGACCTTTGCCGATATCCGCAAAGCCATGGATAAGCGCATCGCCTTCTTTGAAGAAATGGGCTGCCGGGCTACGGACCATGCCCTGGAATATGTTTTCTGCCGTGAAGCCGATGAACAGACGGTCGATGCCATCATTGCCAAAGCTTTGAAGGGCGAAAGCATCAGCAAAGAAGAAACAGAAGCTTATAAGACGGCTGTCCTCACCTACCTGGCCGGTGAATATTACAAACGCGGCTGGGTCATGCAGCTTCACTTCGCCACCTTGCGCGACCTCAATTCGGAAATGTACCGCAAATTAGGGCCGGATACGGGTTTTGACAGCATCGCCGAAGGCAACTGCTGCAAAGGCCTCATCGCTTTCCTGGACCATCTTAACGAACTCCATATCCTGCCTAAGACGGTTCTCTACTCCGGGACGCCGAACGATAACGCCATGATCGGTACCATTATCGGCGCTTTCCAGGGCCCTGAAGCCCGCGGCAAGATCCAGCAGGGCGCTGCCTGGTGGTTCAACGATACGAAACAGGGCATGATTGACCAGATGACCAGCATTGCCAACTTGTCCGTCTTCGGCAACATCCTGGGGATGCTGACCGATTCCCGTTCGTTCCTGTCCTATGCCCGCCATGAATATTATCGCCGTATCCTCTGCAACTGGATCGGTAATTTGGTAGAAAATGGCGAATATCCGAATGATGAAGAGGCACTTCGCCAGCTCGTCGAAGATATTTGCTATAACAACGTGGCTAATTACTTCCAGTTTCAGATGTAA
- a CDS encoding tagaturonate reductase, whose amino-acid sequence MKNVSELYQKTQHPVRILQFGEGNFLRAFVDYAVDVANEENGFDGSVAVIMPRSGKTDRFSKQDDIYTVCLRGQQDGKVYKENRVVTSVKTVISACDEYDAFMALAHEDSLEFVVSNTTEAGITFDEKDAFTDCPPTTFPAKLTKFLYERYTFYKGAADKGLTMLPTELNDNNGKLLRDCVNQYVNTWKLNEGFKIWLDQHCSFVDTLVDRIVVGYPKDSIDALQAELGYEDNLLDQAEPFSLWVIGAPALASRLPLNSSKFNVEFTDSIQAFKEQKVRILNGAHTSMVLGAYLAGLDYVGQCMEDPIIRKSLDQTVFDEIVPTVHLPKEKAVAFAKAVYERFENPFVKHALLAISLNSISKWKARVLPTFKDSLAATGKLPKWLTYSFAAFLAFYRTTQAGEHCLIGSRPGNTYEIHDDEDKLAFVKEQAGKGTADYVKAIMARSDWWGEDLSAIDGFADAVTAHLDRMAEIGVKAHIAELTKE is encoded by the coding sequence ATGAAAAATGTAAGTGAACTTTATCAAAAAACGCAGCATCCCGTGCGTATCCTGCAGTTCGGTGAAGGCAACTTCCTGCGTGCCTTCGTCGACTACGCCGTCGATGTAGCCAATGAAGAAAACGGTTTTGACGGCAGCGTAGCTGTCATCATGCCTCGTTCGGGCAAGACGGACCGCTTCTCCAAGCAGGATGACATTTACACGGTCTGCCTGCGCGGTCAGCAGGACGGCAAAGTTTACAAAGAAAACCGCGTCGTCACTTCCGTCAAGACCGTCATCAGCGCCTGCGATGAATACGACGCCTTCATGGCTCTGGCCCATGAAGATTCGCTGGAATTCGTTGTCTCCAATACGACGGAAGCCGGCATCACGTTTGATGAAAAGGATGCCTTTACGGACTGCCCGCCGACGACTTTCCCGGCGAAACTGACGAAATTCCTCTATGAACGCTATACTTTCTATAAAGGCGCAGCCGACAAAGGCCTGACCATGCTGCCGACAGAACTGAACGACAACAACGGCAAGCTCCTCAGAGACTGTGTAAACCAATATGTAAACACGTGGAAATTGAACGAAGGCTTCAAGATCTGGCTGGACCAGCACTGCTCTTTCGTCGATACCCTCGTCGACCGCATTGTCGTCGGCTATCCGAAAGACTCGATCGACGCCCTGCAGGCAGAACTCGGCTATGAAGACAACCTGCTTGACCAGGCTGAACCGTTCTCCCTCTGGGTCATCGGTGCCCCTGCCCTGGCTTCGCGCCTGCCCTTAAACTCAAGTAAATTCAATGTCGAATTTACGGACAGCATCCAGGCCTTCAAGGAACAGAAAGTCCGCATCCTCAACGGCGCTCATACGTCGATGGTCCTCGGTGCCTATCTGGCCGGCCTCGACTATGTCGGCCAGTGCATGGAAGACCCGATTATCCGCAAATCCCTGGACCAGACGGTCTTCGATGAAATCGTACCGACCGTCCATCTGCCGAAAGAAAAGGCCGTCGCCTTTGCCAAGGCCGTCTATGAACGTTTTGAAAATCCCTTTGTCAAGCACGCCTTGCTTGCCATTTCCTTGAATTCTATTTCTAAATGGAAAGCCCGCGTCCTGCCGACCTTTAAGGACAGTCTGGCAGCGACGGGGAAACTGCCGAAATGGCTGACCTATTCCTTTGCGGCTTTTCTGGCCTTCTATCGGACGACCCAGGCCGGAGAACATTGCCTCATCGGCTCGCGTCCGGGCAATACTTATGAAATCCATGATGATGAAGACAAACTGGCCTTTGTCAAAGAACAGGCCGGCAAGGGCACGGCTGATTACGTCAAGGCTATTATGGCACGCAGTGACTGGTGGGGTGAAGACCTGTCGGCTATCGACGGTTTTGCCGATGCCGTTACGGCTCATTTGGACCGCATGGCTGAAATCGGCGTCAAGGCCCATATTGCCGAATTGACAAAGGAGTAA
- a CDS encoding UxaA family hydrolase: MNVFQIHPHDNVAVAVDAVAQGSVVTAGGKTFTVCQDIPAGHKVALQPIAKGEDVIKYGFPIGTAKVDIPVGAWVHTQNVQSKLGDLLHYTYEPEKADRSPWKCEKKYEFFGYKRTDGSAGIRNEVWIIPTVGCVNNIARAIETASQNYKTENIDGIYAYSHPHGCSQLGDDQVHTQKILSGLIHNPNAGAVLVLSLGCENNQVSLMKDVIGDYDPDRVKFLVCQDVEDEIEAGTAIVKELCAYASQFHRQPCDASLLTIGLKCGGSDGFSGITANPLVGEISNRLIAAGGTSILTEVPEMFGAETLLMNRARNQEVFDKTVGLINHFKEYFMSYGEKINENPSPGNKAGGITTLEDKSLGCVQKGGRALVEDVLAYGDRATKKGLNLLQAPGNDLVASNALAAAGAHMVLFTTGRGTPFACPVPTIKISSNSHLAGFKRNWIDFNAGTIAEGESREAAADRLFQYILDVASGRVHAKSEALDKHELAIFKNGVTL, translated from the coding sequence ATGAACGTATTCCAAATCCACCCTCATGATAATGTCGCCGTAGCTGTCGACGCCGTTGCCCAAGGCAGCGTCGTCACGGCAGGCGGCAAGACCTTTACGGTCTGCCAGGATATCCCGGCCGGGCATAAAGTGGCTTTGCAGCCCATTGCCAAAGGCGAAGACGTCATCAAGTACGGCTTCCCCATCGGGACGGCCAAAGTGGATATTCCTGTCGGCGCCTGGGTCCACACGCAGAATGTCCAAAGTAAACTCGGTGATTTACTTCACTATACCTACGAACCGGAAAAGGCGGATCGCTCTCCCTGGAAATGTGAAAAAAAATACGAATTTTTCGGCTATAAGAGGACAGATGGCAGTGCCGGCATCCGCAACGAAGTCTGGATCATCCCGACCGTCGGTTGTGTCAACAACATTGCCCGGGCCATTGAAACGGCTTCGCAAAACTATAAAACAGAAAATATCGATGGAATCTATGCCTATAGTCATCCCCACGGCTGCTCGCAATTAGGCGATGACCAGGTCCATACACAAAAGATACTAAGTGGCTTGATTCACAATCCCAATGCCGGCGCCGTCCTGGTCCTGAGCCTGGGCTGTGAAAACAACCAGGTCAGCTTGATGAAAGACGTCATCGGCGATTATGATCCGGACCGGGTCAAATTCCTGGTCTGCCAGGATGTGGAAGATGAAATCGAAGCCGGGACGGCCATTGTCAAGGAACTTTGCGCCTATGCCAGCCAGTTCCATCGCCAGCCCTGCGACGCTTCGCTGCTGACGATTGGCCTGAAGTGCGGCGGTTCCGATGGTTTTTCAGGCATTACCGCCAATCCCCTGGTCGGAGAGATTTCCAACCGCCTCATCGCAGCCGGCGGCACGTCGATTTTGACGGAAGTGCCGGAAATGTTCGGAGCCGAAACGCTGCTCATGAACCGGGCCCGCAACCAGGAAGTCTTTGATAAGACGGTGGGCCTCATCAATCACTTCAAAGAATATTTCATGAGTTACGGCGAAAAAATCAATGAAAATCCATCGCCAGGCAATAAGGCCGGCGGTATCACGACATTGGAAGATAAGTCCCTGGGCTGTGTTCAGAAAGGTGGCCGGGCTCTCGTCGAAGATGTCCTGGCCTATGGCGACAGGGCAACGAAGAAAGGCCTCAACCTGCTGCAGGCACCGGGGAACGATTTAGTCGCCTCCAATGCCTTAGCCGCTGCCGGAGCCCATATGGTACTGTTTACGACGGGACGGGGCACGCCGTTTGCCTGCCCGGTACCGACGATCAAGATTTCCAGCAATAGCCACCTGGCCGGATTCAAGCGGAATTGGATCGATTTCAACGCCGGGACCATTGCTGAAGGGGAATCGCGGGAAGCCGCAGCGGACCGCCTTTTCCAATATATCCTTGACGTAGCGTCAGGTCGTGTCCATGCGAAATCGGAAGCCTTGGACAAGCACGAACTGGCTATATTTAAAAACGGAGTTACTTTATAA
- a CDS encoding glycoside-pentoside-hexuronide (GPH):cation symporter, giving the protein MSTQEGTLPNKSVTTETAASKEGHVKLSWREKICYGFGDFGNGFMFDLGQAYLTKYWIDVCTIPAAAVAGIFAFTKIFDAFMDPIAGSVIDGRKNIGPRGKFRPVMMASAVILAILTVITFTMPDLSPTGKILFAYGAYMAWGLVYSFTNIPYSSLASVMTRDVEERSQMATTRQAGSIGAQLITGMAFVPVVLMFASPHEGFFAASIVMSIIGVIGFAICYFNCHEHVPVKRNTQNEQKAKFSDYIKLVFTNKPLLCIILMTLFTISAMNTNNQMMIFFCQYNLGHMGLQPIVNGIMMGCSVVGILLIPKLVKMFGKKKTAIGGLLIGCAADLLNFVIPTNIYTFIILVTIGYVALAIPNGVTWAFVSDVIDYSEWHNGIRKEGITYAAFNFSRKIAQALAAVVSSGILVLTGYVANAVQSEMTLMGIKAAMTLYPGVALGIAAIILYFFYGLTDDKFKKIADDLNHGKWEHGTIE; this is encoded by the coding sequence ATGAGCACACAAGAAGGGACGTTGCCGAACAAGAGCGTAACGACTGAAACGGCAGCTTCTAAGGAAGGCCATGTGAAATTATCATGGCGTGAAAAAATCTGTTATGGTTTCGGTGACTTTGGCAACGGTTTCATGTTCGACTTAGGCCAGGCATATTTGACGAAATACTGGATCGACGTCTGCACCATTCCGGCAGCCGCCGTAGCCGGCATCTTCGCCTTTACGAAAATTTTCGATGCTTTCATGGATCCTATCGCCGGGTCCGTCATCGACGGCCGGAAGAATATCGGGCCCCGCGGCAAGTTCCGCCCGGTCATGATGGCTTCGGCTGTCATCCTGGCCATTTTGACGGTCATTACCTTTACCATGCCGGACTTGTCACCGACGGGTAAGATTCTCTTTGCCTATGGTGCCTATATGGCCTGGGGCCTCGTTTACTCGTTTACTAACATTCCATATTCGTCCCTGGCCAGCGTCATGACCCGCGATGTCGAAGAACGAAGTCAGATGGCGACGACTCGTCAGGCCGGTTCTATCGGGGCCCAGCTCATTACCGGCATGGCCTTCGTACCGGTCGTCCTCATGTTCGCATCGCCTCATGAAGGCTTCTTTGCCGCGTCTATCGTCATGTCCATCATCGGCGTCATCGGCTTTGCTATTTGCTATTTCAACTGCCATGAACATGTTCCGGTCAAGCGCAATACTCAGAATGAACAGAAAGCGAAATTCTCGGACTACATTAAACTCGTGTTTACTAATAAACCGCTTCTGTGCATCATTTTGATGACCTTGTTTACTATTTCGGCCATGAATACGAATAACCAGATGATGATTTTCTTCTGCCAGTATAACTTGGGCCATATGGGTTTACAGCCGATTGTAAACGGTATCATGATGGGCTGCTCCGTCGTCGGTATCCTGCTCATTCCCAAACTGGTCAAGATGTTCGGCAAGAAAAAGACGGCCATCGGCGGCCTGCTCATCGGCTGTGCTGCGGACCTCCTGAACTTCGTCATTCCGACCAATATTTACACTTTCATCATCTTGGTCACCATCGGCTACGTCGCCCTGGCTATTCCGAACGGCGTCACCTGGGCTTTCGTTTCTGACGTCATCGACTACAGCGAATGGCATAACGGCATCCGTAAAGAAGGCATTACCTATGCGGCTTTCAACTTCTCCCGTAAAATCGCACAGGCCCTGGCCGCTGTTGTAAGTTCGGGCATCCTGGTCCTGACGGGCTATGTCGCCAATGCCGTCCAGAGTGAAATGACGCTGATGGGCATCAAAGCCGCAATGACCTTGTATCCTGGCGTTGCCCTGGGCATTGCCGCTATCATTCTCTATTTCTTCTATGGCCTGACCGACGATAAATTCAAAAAAATCGCCGATGATCTGAACCATGGTAAGTGGGAACACGGTACGATTGAATAA
- a CDS encoding HIT family protein has product MKDNTCGYCVKGEPLAKFGIYICDLSVSMLVLFKEQSHPGRCIVAYKDHVSEMTDLSDDERNAFFADVAKAAKAIHQAFHPNKVNYGSYADTGHHLHVHLVPKYKDDFEWNSTFVMNPDRVYLTDAAYEDMIDKIKAQLEADHE; this is encoded by the coding sequence ATGAAAGATAACACCTGCGGTTATTGCGTCAAAGGCGAACCGCTTGCTAAATTCGGTATTTACATCTGCGACTTATCGGTCAGTATGCTGGTCCTGTTCAAGGAACAGAGCCACCCCGGCCGCTGCATCGTCGCCTATAAGGACCATGTCAGTGAAATGACGGACTTGAGCGATGACGAACGCAATGCCTTTTTTGCCGACGTCGCCAAGGCTGCGAAAGCGATTCATCAGGCTTTCCATCCGAATAAGGTAAACTATGGTTCCTATGCTGATACGGGACATCATCTCCACGTTCATTTGGTGCCGAAATACAAAGATGATTTTGAATGGAACAGTACCTTTGTCATGAACCCGGACCGCGTTTACTTGACAGACGCCGCCTATGAGGACATGATTGATAAAATAAAGGCACAATTGGAGGCAGACCATGAGTAA
- a CDS encoding sugar kinase, protein MSKVLTIGEAMGLLIAEEMGPLEEVEHFSRHVCGAELNYAVGMARLGNDVSYISKVGVDPFGKCICNFLKANDIHDDYVWTDDDHMTGFQMKEKVLEGDPKVANIRKHTAFSHFQPADLAGIDWTGVDHLHVTGIPLALSESCRETIYTLMMRAHSKGVHISFDPNLRPMLWKSQEIMARVINDAAQYADIVMPGLNEGRILTGMEDEKDIAGYYLLRGVQTVVIKMGGSHGTYIRTADGQEYRVPSYHVDHIVDTVGAGDGFAVGFTSAILDGLNLEDAARRGAAIGAMAIQVAGDNEGLPTREKLEAFMDAQH, encoded by the coding sequence ATGAGTAAAGTGCTTACAATCGGCGAGGCCATGGGCTTGCTGATTGCTGAAGAAATGGGGCCGCTGGAAGAAGTGGAACATTTTTCCCGCCATGTCTGCGGGGCAGAATTGAATTATGCCGTCGGTATGGCTCGTCTGGGCAACGATGTGTCGTATATTTCCAAGGTCGGCGTCGACCCTTTTGGGAAGTGCATCTGCAACTTCCTCAAGGCCAATGATATCCATGACGATTATGTCTGGACCGATGACGACCATATGACGGGCTTCCAGATGAAGGAAAAGGTCCTGGAAGGGGACCCGAAGGTAGCCAATATCCGTAAACATACGGCCTTTTCCCACTTCCAGCCGGCAGACCTCGCCGGTATCGACTGGACCGGCGTCGACCACCTGCACGTCACGGGGATTCCCCTGGCCCTGTCGGAATCGTGCCGGGAAACGATTTATACGCTGATGATGCGGGCCCATAGCAAGGGCGTGCACATTTCCTTCGACCCGAACCTGCGGCCCATGCTCTGGAAATCCCAGGAAATCATGGCCCGCGTCATTAACGACGCCGCCCAGTATGCTGACATCGTCATGCCCGGCCTCAATGAAGGCCGGATCCTGACGGGGATGGAAGACGAAAAGGATATTGCCGGGTACTACTTGCTGCGCGGCGTCCAGACCGTTGTCATCAAGATGGGCGGCAGCCATGGGACGTATATCCGCACGGCCGACGGCCAGGAATACCGCGTGCCGAGTTATCACGTCGACCACATCGTCGACACCGTCGGTGCCGGTGACGGCTTTGCCGTCGGCTTCACCAGCGCCATCCTCGACGGATTGAACCTGGAAGACGCTGCCCGCCGGGGTGCCGCCATCGGGGCCATGGCCATCCAGGTCGCCGGTGATAACGAAGGCTTGCCGACGAGAGAGAAGCTTGAAGCGTTCATGGATGCGCAGCACTAA
- a CDS encoding bifunctional 2-keto-4-hydroxyglutarate aldolase/2-keto-3-deoxy-6-phosphogluconate aldolase, with protein sequence MDKLDVVNKIKEIGIVSVVRGKTPEEAMMMSEACIKGGVTAIELAFTTPRAHEVIEALSKKYADNPDVIIGAGTVLDAITARIAILAGAQFIVSPALDVETIKLCNRYRVAVMPGTTTLNGVITALEYGADVVKIFPGEILGMKAIKAIHGPLPQAPLMPTGGVNVENAGDWIKAGCVAVGAGGALTGGGKTADEITATAKKFIAAVQAARK encoded by the coding sequence ATGGATAAACTTGATGTTGTCAATAAAATTAAAGAAATCGGCATCGTTTCTGTCGTCCGCGGCAAGACCCCGGAAGAAGCGATGATGATGTCCGAAGCCTGCATCAAAGGCGGCGTCACGGCCATCGAACTGGCCTTCACGACGCCGCGGGCTCATGAAGTCATCGAAGCCCTTTCCAAGAAGTACGCCGACAACCCGGATGTCATCATCGGTGCCGGCACGGTCCTCGATGCCATTACGGCCCGCATTGCCATCCTCGCCGGCGCCCAGTTCATCGTATCGCCGGCACTGGACGTGGAAACGATCAAGCTCTGCAACCGCTACCGCGTCGCCGTCATGCCGGGGACGACGACCCTCAACGGCGTCATTACGGCCTTGGAATACGGCGCTGACGTCGTCAAAATCTTCCCTGGGGAAATCCTGGGCATGAAAGCCATCAAGGCCATCCACGGCCCCCTGCCGCAGGCTCCGCTCATGCCGACAGGCGGTGTCAACGTCGAAAACGCCGGCGACTGGATCAAAGCCGGCTGCGTCGCCGTCGGTGCCGGCGGTGCCCTCACCGGTGGCGGCAAGACGGCTGATGAAATCACGGCTACGGCCAAAAAATTCATCGCTGCTGTCCAAGCTGCTAGAAAGTAA